The Candidatus Obscuribacterales bacterium genome segment TGGAGAACGGGGATGCTAAAAGCACAAGACATCATGACAACGGATGTGGTGACCATTAGTGGCTCAGCTACGGTGGCCGAGGCTGTGGCCCTGATGACCGAGAGGGGGCTGCGATCGCTGATTGTGGATCGCCGCTACAGCGAGGATCCCTACGGTATTATCACGGAAACCGACATTGTCTATAAAGTGGCCGCCTATGGTCATGACCCGAAAACCATGCGGGTTTATGAAATCATGACCAAGCCCTGCATTGTGGTGCCGCCAGAATTGGGGGTGGAATACGTCGCTCGCTTATTTGCCAACACGGGTATTCGTCGCGCCCCGGTGATCAAGGGACAGTTGCTTGGGGTGATCTCGGTCAGCGATATTCTCACCAAGGGAAATTTTGTCAACCAACCCCAGCGTCCCTATATTGAAGATGAAATTGATGCAGCTCGGGACGAAGCGCGGCGCATCTGTGCAGAGCAGGGAGCTACGTCCCAAGCCTGTGCTGCGGCTTGGGATATTGTAGAAGAACTGCAGGCGACGGCGTCCCACAACCGGGCTGACCGGGCGCTGTCGTAATTCGATCATCTTTACGATCGTCGTCGTTCGACAACAAATGTCGGTCATCTTGTCGGTCACCTTGTCGGTCATCTATGGGAGCTATGGTGCAAAAACTGGTAGTAGCAACGGGTAATCCTGGCAAGCTACGGGAGATGCAGGCCTATTTAACGGATCTAGATTGTGAACTGGTGCTGAAGCCAGCGGATCTAGAGGTGGAGGAAACCGGGACGACCTTCGCTGAAAATGCTTGTCTCAAAGCATCTCAGGTGGCTAAGGCATTAGGGCAATGGGCGATCGCCGATGACTCGGGCTTGGCCATTGATGCCCTAGACG includes the following:
- a CDS encoding CBS domain-containing protein — its product is MLKAQDIMTTDVVTISGSATVAEAVALMTERGLRSLIVDRRYSEDPYGIITETDIVYKVAAYGHDPKTMRVYEIMTKPCIVVPPELGVEYVARLFANTGIRRAPVIKGQLLGVISVSDILTKGNFVNQPQRPYIEDEIDAARDEARRICAEQGATSQACAAAWDIVEELQATASHNRADRALS